A part of Bufo bufo chromosome 7, aBufBuf1.1, whole genome shotgun sequence genomic DNA contains:
- the NAA60 gene encoding N-alpha-acetyltransferase 60, with protein sequence MSEEGSPAALADTVLRFLCHDDIDSVKELCADWFPIEYPDSWYRDITSNKKFFSLAATCNGHIVGMIVAEIKSRTKVHKEDGDILASSFSSDTQVAYILSLGVVKDFRKQGIGSLLLESLKSHISSTAQDLCKALYLHVLTTNSNAICFYENRHFHQHHYLPYYYSIRGVLQDAYTYVLYLNGGHPPWTVIDYLQHLGSALAGLSPCSLPQRIYRQAHTLLRSLLPWSGISAKSGIEYSRTM encoded by the exons ATGAGCGAGGAGGGCTCCCCCGCTGCTCTCGCTGACACGGTCCTGCGCTTCCTGTGCCATGATGACATAGACTCAGTGAAGGAACTATGTGCCGACTGGTTCCCCATCGA GTACCCGGATTCCTGGTACAGAGACATCACATCAAACAAGAAATTCTTCTCCCTGGCAGCCACCTGCAATGGGCATATAGTGGGCATGATTGTAGCGGAAATAAAGAGCAGGACCAAAGTGCACAAAGAG GATGGGGACATCTTGGCGTCCAGCTTCTCCAGCGACACACAAGTGGCGTACATACTGAGTCTGGGCGTGGTGAAGGATTTCAGGAAACAGGGAATTG gttcCCTGCTGCTGGAAAGCTTGAagagccacatctccagcacagccCAAGACCTGTGCAAAGCTCTGTACCTGCATGTGCTGACCACCAACAGCAACGCCATCTGCTTTTACGAGAACCGACACTTCCATCAGCATCACTATCTGCCGTACTACTACTCCATCCGTGGGGTGCTGCAAGATGCCTACACATACGTGCTATATCTCAACGGAGGGCACCCACCCTGGACTGTGAT TGACTATCTGCAGCACCTGGGTTCTGCTCTGGCCGGTCTCAGCCCGTGCTCGCTCCCGCAGAGGATCTACCGCCAGGCTCACACTCTGCTGCGTAGTTTACTCCCCTGGTCTGGCATCTCGGCCAAGAGTGGCATTGAATACAGTCGCACCATGTGA